The genome window CTCGCAGGGGGCGGGAAAATAGGAGTGTACGAAATAGACTTCGTCGCCCGGCCTGACGTGACGGAGCACGGGGTGCGCGCGGTCGACCCTAAGTGCGTTCCACCCCATGTGCGGCACCTTCAGGGTGTCGTCGTCCGGCCGGAACCTGAGGCACCGGCCGCCGATCAGGTCCAGGCACGGCAGATCGGTTTCCTCGGAACCCGAAAGCAGGATCTGGCAGCCCACGCAGATCCCCAGGATAGGCGTCCCCCGATCGGCGGCCGATATGAGCGCTTCGTCGAGCCCCCGTTTCCGCAGCGTCTCGAGGGCGGAATGGGCATGCCCCACCCCGGGAAAGACGATGCGCTCCGCCCGGACCAGTTCCTCCGGATCCGACGTGATGACCGAAGCCACGCCCAGGTGATCCAGCGCTCTTTTCACCGAGGTCTGATTCCCGGCGTCATAGTCAACGATGTGAATCATTAAATGTGGATCATTTGAACGTACGTTCTTCGGGGTGGTCAGGAGGGACAGAATACGATCCTGGCGCATGTTGGCCGCATGTCCCTAGTAATCCGATTGCGCCCGTTTTGTCAAGGGAAAGATGGCTCCGCGGGCTCGCCGGGGGACGGCCCTGGAAGAGGATTCGATCGTTGACATCGCCGGGTGTCGTTTCTATACTGGCTTGGTGCTTCTTCACGCCGTCGCCGCCGCGCCGGATTGAAGGCGAAAACGGCGGAACCAGCTCACTGAAATCCATCCTGAGGATTTGAGAACCAGATGCTCTTCAATACCGAGCGGGCCAGGGCGTACATGCGGGATCGCGGGCTCGACGGACTGATCGCGACCTCGCCCGTGAATATCACCTATTTCACGGACTACTTCATCTGGATCGACGGGCTCATGAAGGCGTACATGGTCCGGCCCGGCGCATCGGCGGATCTGGCGCAGGGGTACGCCCTGTTTCCCCTCGAGGGCGAACCCGCGCTGGCGGTGACCGGCGCGATGCTGGCCGTCAACGGCGTCGACCTGTGGGTGAAGGACATGCGGGTCAGCGGCGATTCCGGGCTCGACTGGTCCCTGCCGCCGAGGCCGTTGTCCGACCGGATGGACCGTGTTTTCCACCTGCTGCAAGGTACTCCGGACTACACCACGACCACCCAGGCCCTCGTCGGGGCCCTGAGCGACCGGGGACTTGCCGAGGGCACGCTGGGCGTGGAAGCCGACGGCCTGACCGCCGACCGGTACCGGCAACTGAAGGAGGCGCTGCCCGATGCGCGGCTGCTGGATTGCTCCAACCTCATCCGGCTGCTTCGCATGGTCAAGACCGGGGACGAGATCGACCGGCTCACGCAGGCGGCAGAGATCAGCGAAACGGCGGCCATGACGGCCATGGAACAGGCGCGGCCGGGAGACAACGTGCAGGATGTCGTTCACCGGTTCAGGGCGGAGTTGGGTGCCCGGGAGGCGGACCTGGACCACTTCGCCTTCGGAGTCCACGGGCTCGGCATCGCGACGGAACCGGACTTCATCCTCGGCGAATCCGACGTGGAGTACGTGGACTGGGGATGCCGGTACCGGTCCTGCTATTCGGACACCGGGACCACCTTGGCCATGAGGCCGCTGTCGGACGACATGCAGGTCCGGTTCGACACGCTCCGCGCGTCCATGGACGCCGGCCTGGCCGCGATTCGGCCCGGCGTTAAATCCTCGGCGGTACAAGCAGCCATGCAGGAAGTCGTCGACGAAGCGGGTCTTTCCATGTATCCCCATGGCCACGGGGTCGGCATGGAAGTGCGGGACTATCCCGTCCTGTCGCCGGACACCGGCCTGCGGATCTCGGACGACTGTGTCGACGTACCTTCGGATCTGCCCATTGAAGAAGACATGGTGCTCAACGTGGAAGCGCCGCTGTGCCTGGCCGGGGTCGGATCCCTGCACCTGGAACAGTCCGTTGTTGTGACGGCGAGCGGATCCCGTCCGCTCACGGAGCAGCGGAGGGACGGACCGGTGTTTCCCCAGGGCGCGTCGGGGCAGGAGTAGGGCGAAACAGAATCGGCGGCAACCTCCCATGAAAATCACCACAATCACGTTGCATCAGCCCGCGGGCCTGCTTCGTCTGGTGACCGGCGAAGGGTTCGAGGGATATTGTACCGGGATCACCGCCACAGGATACGACGTAGAGCGCGCGGCATCGATCGTGGTGGGATCGAATCCCCTGGATCGGGAACGGACCTGGTGGGCCTTACGGGATTTGGACGAAGGACTGCCGCCAGCTCTTCGCGCCGGGATCGACGTCGCACTCTGGGATCTCTCCGCCAAGATCGCCGGACGGCCGCTCTTCCGGCACCTGGGCGGGTTCAGGGACCGGGTTCCGGTCTGCCGGGCCAGCACCGCAGGAGGCACCACAGCCGCAACGGGAGACCCCTCAGGCGATGCGGACCCCTCCGGACCGGAGATCGTCAAGGAAGCGAAAGACGCTCAGCAGGCCGGATTCAAAGCCTACCGATTCGGCGCGATGGCGGATGAGAACACCCTCGTCCAACTGGTTCGCGAGGTGCGTGCGGCCGTGGGACCTGATTTCCCGCTGATCCTCGACGGCCGGGCCCTGTGTGTAGTCGATGAGGCTATACGGATTGGCCGGGTGCTCGACGAGGCGGACTATTTCTACTTCGACCGGCCCCGTCCCCGAAACGATCACTCCGGTGGGAAGCAGGTAGCCGGCGAAATCGATACACCGACCACCGCGGAAGTGCGCAGCCCCATCGAGGCGTCCCAGGTCATGACGGTCCAGTCCGCCGACCACATCCGAACCAGCGTACGGAGCGCGGGCGGGATCACGGACGTGTTGAAGACGGCCCGTTGCGCCGAAGCGTTCGGAGCGTACTGTCACCTTGAGGGTGCCGGGATCAGCGACGGCTTTGCCCATATACATCTCGCGGGTTCGCTCCGGAATATGCCTTTTATTGAGATGTCGAGGCATGAGGTCGCACCGCCGTTCGTCCTGAACCCGTTACAGATCGAAGACGGCCTCGTCCATTTGCCCGATCTGCCGGGCCTCGGCATGGAAATCGACCAGGACGCGGTCATGGACATGACCTCGGAACGGATTGAAGCCTGATACGGTGCGCGCCGACTGAATAACCGGTGCGGCCGTCTGAATAACGGCGGTCCACTGATCAAGGAACCCTCATGCAGATCCGGAACGTCAAATGCTACGTGCTGAAGGATGAACCCGAAACGCGCCGGGAGAGCAGCGCGGACCGGGGCAGCATGGCGCCTGTGCCGCCGGGGGTCTCCGGGCTGTTTACCCATGATCAGGGTTTCGGCGCCGGCGCGCCCGACGGATATACCTTCACCGGAGACGGACCGGAAC of Gemmatimonadota bacterium contains these proteins:
- the hisH gene encoding imidazole glycerol phosphate synthase subunit HisH; the encoded protein is MIHIVDYDAGNQTSVKRALDHLGVASVITSDPEELVRAERIVFPGVGHAHSALETLRKRGLDEALISAADRGTPILGICVGCQILLSGSEETDLPCLDLIGGRCLRFRPDDDTLKVPHMGWNALRVDRAHPVLRHVRPGDEVYFVHSYFPAPCEERDVLARSRYGVEFAAVIGRRNIVAAQFHVEKSGPVGLKILGEFASWDGNPC
- a CDS encoding aminopeptidase P family protein encodes the protein MLFNTERARAYMRDRGLDGLIATSPVNITYFTDYFIWIDGLMKAYMVRPGASADLAQGYALFPLEGEPALAVTGAMLAVNGVDLWVKDMRVSGDSGLDWSLPPRPLSDRMDRVFHLLQGTPDYTTTTQALVGALSDRGLAEGTLGVEADGLTADRYRQLKEALPDARLLDCSNLIRLLRMVKTGDEIDRLTQAAEISETAAMTAMEQARPGDNVQDVVHRFRAELGAREADLDHFAFGVHGLGIATEPDFILGESDVEYVDWGCRYRSCYSDTGTTLAMRPLSDDMQVRFDTLRASMDAGLAAIRPGVKSSAVQAAMQEVVDEAGLSMYPHGHGVGMEVRDYPVLSPDTGLRISDDCVDVPSDLPIEEDMVLNVEAPLCLAGVGSLHLEQSVVVTASGSRPLTEQRRDGPVFPQGASGQE